The following nucleotide sequence is from Parambassis ranga chromosome 21, fParRan2.1, whole genome shotgun sequence.
TCTGCTCTGCTAAACAGAACATGTGAAATATTTGAATGATATAATGATATTTTAACAATTTTGTCTGACACTATTTTGAAAAATCAGAGGAAGTTAGAAAACAATGTAAGACTATGTAATCAAATTTGCTTGGGTAAATCTGGTTAATTATACTAtacagcaaaaatgattcaggAACACAATGAGTTTAAGGCGTAGACCTGGCCTCCTAATTCACCAGATCTCGATCCAATCAAGCATCTGTGGGATGTACTGGACAAACATGCCTGATCCATGGAGGCCCCACCTCTCAACTGACAGGACTATAAGGATCAGCTGCTAACACCTTAGTGCCAGATACCCCAGGACACCTTCAGGGGCCTGGTGGAGACCATGCAGGGCTTTTTGGCAGCAAAGGGGGAACCAGCACAACATTTGCCAGGGGGTCATGATGTTATGTGTGATTTATGTAATTGTTATTACTATCAGGTCACAGATATACTCTTCTAGGATGCACAAACTGATTTTAAGAAGCCCTTCCTTCATAGCTGCATTAACCTTCTATATTATCCGATGTGACATCTCAGACTGAGCCTGCCGGTCACATATTAAATAACATGTATCTTTCCTCACATGTACACTGACTAGACTTTAGTATTTGAGATAGTTGGAAAGTTGATTATCTAATTTGTGGCAATGCAAAGTCTGTGATTGGATTGTTTGAATGTTTGCTTCAATGAAAGGATATAACTGATATCAGAATAATTTCCAGCTCAGGGTGGATGTCCTTCTTCCTCCAGCCAGACAGTGTGGTGTGCAGATGCTTTGTTTGAAATGATGTAGAATGCTCTGTTCAGTATGATGGATAATGTGTCAGTGATTACTATGCTTACTCTTTCAGGATTAGGTGGCATAGGAAACTACAGAGTGACTCTCTTTGCTCTGACTTTACtgtgttattgtgtgatttGGCTGGTAAATATGACCATTATTGTGACAGTTATTGTGGATAAAAACCTCCATGAACCCATGTACATCTTTCTGTGTAATCTGTGCATCAATGCACTCTATGGGACGGCAGGTTTTTACCCCAAGTTCCTCAGTGATCTTCTGTTTCCCACTCATGTTATCTCTTATGCTGGCTGTCTGCTGCAGGGTTTTGTGCTGCACTCTTCACTTAGTGCTGACCTTTCTCTTCTAGCACTTATGGCCTATGACAGATATGTGGCTATATGTCGACCTCTGGTCTACCACTCTGTGATGACTAAACAAAaggtctgtgtctttgtgttcttggCTTggttttttccctttttcttattattttttagcACAATAACCACATCAATGTCAAGGCTGTGTGGCTCACACATACCAAAGATCTACTGTGTTAACTGGTTAGTTTCTAATCTGGCTTGCACTACCTCTATAGCCAGCATTGCTGTTCCAGCCTTTAATTACACATTCTACACTGGACATTTTGTCTTTATAATTTGGTCCTATGCACATCTCATCCGAACATGTTTAACATCCAGAGAGGGCAGGACAAAGTTCATGCAAACATGCTTGCCACATTTCATTTGTTTAGTGacttttgctgtgtgtgtgctctttgaTTTGTTGTACATGAGATTTAGTTCAAGTGACTTATCAGAAAGTGTCCAGAGTTTTATGGCAATTGAATTTATTGTTATTCCTCCGATTATGAATCCTCTCATGTATGGTCTGAAATTAACTAAAGTAAGAAACAGCATAACACAATTTatgcttttaaatgtatttcaatTTAGGCTCATTACCTCGTGAATGTACTAAAATGAGCAGATTGACCTCTAAAAATGACTACACAAACATGATCTGATTGTAAATACTGTTCAAGGTAACAGAGTTGCTGATGTGTTTCTGAATTTGTTGACAGTGACACAGTTTGTGTATATTTACTGTTATATAATGTCTGGCTGCTTATTTTGTCTCTTTTGTATTGATGTAACATGTAAAAGTGTGATCAAATATTCGCTACtttcataataaaatataaacttaTATTATAAACCCTAAAAAGATGGCTATTAATGAGTGGCAGTCTGCTGAGCGGCAGTTCATTTACACTGAATGGAGCAGGACAGAGTGGACATTCTTTAAAATCTTTTGGCAACAATGAACGTGAGCCTGGACAGAAGGCTTGGCCTCTTATACATGTGATGTAAACTGGTGTCCACAGTCAAAGAGGATGTCCAACAGTATCCAGTGCAGGTGGAAGATCTGAGTGACCAGAATGTCAGCAGTCCCTAGGGAGAGAATCTACCCCGTGGTGAGGATATCTTTGTGATGCTGGTAGACCAGTAACCAGAGCACATGTTACCAGGGGGACCCAGAACATGTAGTGGGCAGAGGAGACCAGCTTTCCCATCAAACCAGccaggggctgatgggaaacCTTCCCTCTAGCACGAACTTGGCAGGCAACCATATAACCCCCGAGTGTCAGCATCTATAGAGAGCCACCAGTAGTGATGTTGCAGTAACTATAGAGTCCTATGGACTTTGGGTTACAGTCTATTTGAGAAGAATGCCCCCACTGGAGGACCTGCGAACAAACAAAATCAGGAGCAAACAATTTCCAGGTGTGCCACTATCTGGCTCATGGTGTGCTGAGATTCCTGTATGTTGGTGCCTTTCTCCCAAGAAACTGCTCCCACTACTCAGGAGGAAGGCATGGTGGTGTCAATCTCTTGGCTTTCTGGATAAAGGCCAGGTTCTTGTGATCAGTCCAGACAACAAAGGGTTGTTCAGGTCCCTCGAGCCAGTGCCTCCACTCCTACAGTGCCAGTTTAACAGCCACTAGCTCCGGGTGATCAAGGCCATAATTCCTTTGCTGCTGAAAGTCAACAAGAGAAAACAGGCACAGGGGTGTATCTTCTGGTCCACGAAAGAATGCTGGGATAACAGTGTCCCAACTCCACAGTCTGAGGCATTCAATTTCAGAATGCACTGACATGTAAGGTCAGGCTAGACGAGAATAAGAGTGGTGTTGAACCATTGCTTCAGTCGCTGAAAGGCCTCACTGGCTTCATTAGTCCAGGAAAACTGTGTCTTAGAGGAGGTGAGCTGGGTTAGAGGGGCTGCAAAGCTGAGGAACCTTTCAAGCTGTCTGGCAGAAGAAGGAGCAGGCCACACTACTACTGCTTTAATCTGTTAACCGCTGTccatgttctaatctgtgtaatAAA
It contains:
- the LOC114453788 gene encoding olfactory receptor 142-like; protein product: MMDNVSVITMLTLSGLGGIGNYRVTLFALTLLCYCVIWLVNMTIIVTVIVDKNLHEPMYIFLCNLCINALYGTAGFYPKFLSDLLFPTHVISYAGCLLQGFVLHSSLSADLSLLALMAYDRYVAICRPLVYHSVMTKQKVCVFVFLAWFFPFFLLFFSTITTSMSRLCGSHIPKIYCVNWLVSNLACTTSIASIAVPAFNYTFYTGHFVFIIWSYAHLIRTCLTSREGRTKFMQTCLPHFICLVTFAVCVLFDLLYMRFSSSDLSESVQSFMAIEFIVIPPIMNPLMYGLKLTKVRNSITQFMLLNVFQFRLITS